Proteins from one Chaetodon auriga isolate fChaAug3 chromosome 19, fChaAug3.hap1, whole genome shotgun sequence genomic window:
- the parm1 gene encoding uncharacterized protein parm1 has translation MYRKRNTMVRVILQTLITCLLLCCAVTAQATDQPHNSQSSPGGGPTPDTTTSTTEVVTSSSPSSTSIITQTQYSSTNIISTSNTPNTTSINSTITPTQPTSTGNTSANSSTAAGTTSIAAGTTSTVAGASSTVTGTTSTAAGTTGTSAETTSTAAGTTGTSAGTTGTAAGSTGTAAGSTAAGSTGTSAGTTGTSAGTTGTVAGTTGTAAGTISTVAGTTGTAARTTSTTSSTTQTTTLVQDGHKADALSSGSIAVICCLFILTVILVLGGLYYYKIRRVSYGPLLENDHSALGNFTNPMYDP, from the exons GTCTGCTCTTATGCTGTGCAGTAACGGCACAAGCAACAGACCAACCTCACAACTCACAATCTTCCCCCGGGGGAGGCCCCACTCCTGACACGACAACTTCAACAACAGAAGTTGTCACGTCCTCTTCCCCTTCATCCACATCTATCATAACTCAAACCCAGTACTCAAGCACAAACATCATCAGCACCAGCAATACTCCCAACACTACATCAATCAATAGCACCATAACTCCCACCCAACCTACCAGCACAGGCAATACCAGTGCCAACAGCAGCACCGCTGCCGGAACCACCAGCATCGCTGCCGGAACCACAAGCACCGTTGCCGGAGCCTCCAGCACTGTCACCGGAACCACCAGCACCGCTGCCGGAACCACCGGCACCTCTGCAGAAACCACAAGCACCGCTGCCGGAACCACCGGCACCTCTGCCGGAACCACAGGCACCGCTGCCGGAAGCACCGGCACCGCTGCCGGAAGCACCGCTGCCGGAAGCACCGGCACCTCTGCCGGAACCACAGGCACCTCTGCCGGAACCACCGGCACCGTTGCCGGAACCACCGGCACCGCTGCCGGAACCATCAGCACCGTTGCTGGAACCACCGGCACCGCTGCCAGAaccaccagcaccacctccaGTACCACCCAAACTACCACACTGGTACAGGATGGACACAAGGCCGATGCTCTGAGCTCAG gaaGTATTGCAGTCATTTGTTGTCTGTTCATCCTAACTGTCATCCTAGTGTTAGGTGGGCTGTACTACTACAAGATCCG ACGTGTATCGTATGGACCTCTTCTGGAGAACGACCACAGCGCTTTAGGAAACTTCACCAACCCCATGTACGACCCTTGA